The Pseudomonas wenzhouensis genome has a segment encoding these proteins:
- a CDS encoding ParD-like family protein, which yields MGIVNIDDELHDQIRRASSVSSRSINAQAGFWIRIGMLCEMNPTLSFNEVMAAEMRAAGLVVPPRMADAS from the coding sequence ATGGGCATCGTCAATATCGATGACGAACTGCATGACCAAATCCGCCGGGCGAGCAGCGTCTCCAGCCGTTCCATCAATGCCCAGGCAGGCTTTTGGATTCGTATCGGCATGCTCTGCGAGATGAACCCGACCCTGAGTTTCAACGAGGTCATGGCCGCCGAGATGCGTGCCGCCGGCCTGGTGGTTCCGCCAAGAATGGCGGATGCGTCATGA
- a CDS encoding LysE family transporter, with amino-acid sequence MLGVTDYAAFVVAFIILLAIPGPGNLALILSTGKGGIRGGLASTFGIIFGDQVLLWLAVAGVAALLKAYPAAFHVVQWLGAAYLVYLGMRMILAKPGAAPTLEIKPRQYLWQTLVITVFNPKAIIFYMAFFPLFIDPQKHQGLTTFAFMAVTIMALTFLYGLLVVLLTHFLAERMRANPRIARGLEKLAGLCLVGFGVKLTLN; translated from the coding sequence ATGCTCGGTGTGACGGATTACGCCGCCTTCGTGGTGGCCTTCATCATCCTCCTGGCCATTCCTGGCCCGGGTAACCTGGCGTTGATCCTCTCCACCGGCAAGGGCGGTATTCGCGGCGGACTGGCCTCGACCTTCGGTATCATCTTCGGCGACCAGGTGCTGCTGTGGCTGGCGGTGGCCGGCGTTGCTGCGCTGCTCAAGGCCTATCCGGCGGCGTTCCATGTCGTGCAGTGGCTCGGTGCGGCCTACCTGGTCTACCTCGGCATGCGCATGATTCTGGCCAAGCCGGGGGCGGCGCCGACACTGGAGATCAAGCCGCGGCAGTACCTGTGGCAAACCCTGGTGATCACGGTCTTCAACCCCAAAGCCATCATTTTCTACATGGCCTTCTTCCCGCTGTTCATCGATCCGCAAAAGCATCAGGGACTGACTACGTTCGCTTTCATGGCCGTGACCATCATGGCGCTGACCTTTCTCTACGGCCTGCTCGTCGTACTGCTGACGCACTTTCTCGCCGAGCGTATGCGCGCCAACCCGCGTATCGCTCGTGGTCTCGAGAAGCTGGCGGGGCTGTGCCTGGTCGGCTTCGGGGTCAAACTGACATTGAACTGA
- the cobW gene encoding cobalamin biosynthesis protein CobW — protein sequence MKTLAKLPVTIVTGFLGAGKTTLLRHLLANAGGRRIAVIVNEFGELGIDGEILKQCSIGCSEEEAVGRVFELANGCLCCTVQEEFFPVMRELVARRGDLDHILIETSGLALPKPLVQAFNWPEIRNACTVDAVITVVDSPAVAAGTFAAFPDQVDEQRKLDPNLDHESPLHELFADQLASADLVILNKADLLDAEALAAVRAEVAEELPPAVKVIEAHGGDLPISVLLGLNSETELHIDSRRTHHDDEDEDHDHEEFDSFHVELPETEEPRLLAALKDAVAKYGILRVKGFAAIPGKPMRLLVQGVGQRFDRHFDRAWQADEPRLSRLVLIGQQLDRAAIEAELKAALAR from the coding sequence ATGAAAACCCTCGCCAAACTGCCTGTCACCATCGTCACCGGTTTTCTCGGTGCCGGCAAAACCACTCTGCTGCGCCACCTGCTGGCCAATGCCGGCGGCCGCCGTATCGCGGTGATCGTCAACGAATTCGGCGAGCTGGGCATCGATGGCGAGATCCTCAAGCAGTGTTCCATCGGCTGCAGCGAGGAAGAGGCTGTGGGCCGCGTCTTCGAGCTGGCCAACGGCTGCCTGTGCTGCACCGTGCAGGAAGAGTTCTTCCCGGTGATGCGCGAGCTGGTGGCGCGTCGTGGCGATCTCGACCACATCCTGATCGAGACCAGTGGCCTGGCGCTGCCCAAACCGCTGGTGCAGGCCTTCAACTGGCCGGAAATCCGCAACGCCTGCACGGTCGACGCGGTGATCACCGTGGTCGACAGCCCGGCCGTGGCTGCCGGCACCTTCGCCGCCTTCCCCGACCAAGTGGACGAGCAGCGCAAGCTCGACCCTAACCTGGATCACGAATCGCCGCTGCACGAACTGTTCGCCGACCAGTTGGCCAGCGCCGACCTGGTGATCCTCAATAAGGCTGACCTGCTCGATGCCGAGGCGTTGGCTGCCGTGCGCGCCGAGGTGGCCGAGGAACTGCCGCCAGCGGTCAAGGTGATCGAGGCGCATGGCGGTGATCTGCCCATCAGCGTGCTGCTGGGCCTGAACAGCGAAACCGAGCTGCACATCGACAGCCGCCGTACCCACCACGACGATGAAGACGAGGATCACGATCACGAGGAATTCGACTCGTTCCACGTGGAACTACCGGAAACCGAGGAGCCGCGCCTGCTCGCCGCGTTGAAGGACGCCGTGGCCAAGTACGGCATCCTGCGCGTTAAGGGCTTCGCGGCGATCCCGGGCAAGCCCATGCGCCTGCTGGTGCAGGGTGTGGGCCAGCGCTTTGACCGCCACTTCGACCGCGCCTGGCAAGCCGACGAGCCTCGCCTAAGCCGCTTAGTGCTGATCGGCCAGCAGCTCGACCGTGCGGCCATCGAGGCCGAGCTGAAAGCGGCGCTGGCTCGATAA
- the glmU gene encoding bifunctional UDP-N-acetylglucosamine diphosphorylase/glucosamine-1-phosphate N-acetyltransferase GlmU, giving the protein MSLDIVILAAGQGTRMRSALPKVLHPVADKPMLGHVIDTARSLQPQSIQVVIGHGADTVRERLAADDLNFVIQAEQLGTGHAVAQALPQLSADTVLILYGDVPLIETATLQRLLALVSDNQLGLLTVELADPTGYGRIVRDGSGVVQAIVEHKDASDAQRQIREGNTGILAVPGKRLADWLGRLSNSNAQGEYYLTDVIAMAVADGLTVATERAADEMEVLGANDRIQLAQLECHYQQRMARRLMAQGVSLRDPHRFDVRGEVSVGRDVTIDINVILEGKVIIEDDVQIGPNCVIKDSVLRKGAIVKANSHLDGAEMGEGADCGPFARLRPGSKLGAKAHVGNFVELKNAVLGEGAKAGHLSYLGDAEIGARTNIGAGTITCNYDGANKFRTVMGEDVFIGSNSALVAPVTLGDRATTGAGSVVTSDVPADTLAVGRAKQRNIEGWKRPTKK; this is encoded by the coding sequence ATGAGTCTGGATATCGTCATTCTGGCCGCCGGCCAGGGCACGCGGATGCGTTCGGCGCTGCCCAAGGTGCTGCACCCGGTCGCCGACAAACCCATGCTCGGGCATGTCATCGACACCGCGCGCAGCCTGCAGCCGCAGAGCATCCAGGTGGTGATCGGCCATGGCGCCGACACCGTGCGTGAGCGCCTGGCCGCCGATGACCTGAATTTCGTCATCCAGGCCGAGCAGCTGGGTACCGGTCATGCCGTGGCTCAGGCGCTGCCGCAGCTCAGCGCTGATACCGTACTGATCCTCTACGGCGATGTGCCGCTGATCGAAACGGCTACCTTGCAGCGTCTGCTGGCGCTGGTCAGCGACAACCAGCTGGGCCTGCTTACCGTCGAACTGGCCGATCCGACCGGTTACGGCCGTATCGTGCGCGATGGCAGCGGTGTGGTGCAGGCCATCGTCGAACACAAGGACGCCAGCGACGCGCAGCGGCAGATCCGCGAAGGCAACACCGGCATCCTCGCCGTGCCCGGCAAGCGCCTGGCTGACTGGTTGGGCCGTCTGTCCAACAGCAACGCCCAGGGTGAGTACTACCTCACCGACGTGATCGCCATGGCCGTGGCCGATGGCCTGACCGTGGCCACCGAGCGTGCCGCGGACGAAATGGAAGTGCTCGGTGCCAACGACCGCATCCAGCTCGCGCAGCTCGAATGCCACTACCAGCAGCGCATGGCCCGTCGCCTGATGGCTCAGGGCGTCAGCCTGCGCGATCCGCATCGCTTCGATGTACGCGGCGAAGTCAGCGTTGGCCGCGACGTGACCATCGATATCAACGTCATCCTCGAAGGCAAGGTGATCATCGAGGACGATGTGCAGATCGGCCCGAACTGCGTGATCAAGGACTCGGTGTTGCGCAAAGGCGCCATCGTCAAGGCCAACAGCCACCTGGACGGCGCCGAGATGGGCGAGGGCGCCGATTGTGGCCCGTTTGCCCGCCTGCGTCCTGGCAGTAAGCTGGGTGCCAAGGCCCATGTGGGTAACTTCGTCGAGCTGAAGAACGCCGTGCTGGGCGAGGGCGCCAAGGCCGGCCACCTGAGCTACCTGGGCGATGCCGAGATAGGTGCCCGCACCAACATCGGTGCCGGCACCATCACCTGCAATTACGACGGTGCCAACAAATTCCGCACGGTCATGGGCGAGGATGTGTTCATCGGCTCCAACAGTGCGCTGGTGGCCCCGGTAACGCTAGGCGACCGCGCCACCACGGGCGCCGGCTCGGTGGTGACCAGCGACGTGCCGGCCGATACGCTGGCAGTGGGTCGGGCCAAGCAGCGCAATATCGAAGGCTGGAAGCGCCCCACCAAGAAGTGA
- a CDS encoding cobalamin biosynthesis protein gives MLPTASDRPSTSPIKVVAGLGCRRGCSQDELLDLLIHNLVQHELTVDNLAGLASIAHKRNEAGLHGLAEHLGLELVFFAPEQLSTYQAMAIGNALTLAATSSPAVAEPCALALAARMGASPCLLGEKNRSASATCALATFDRESA, from the coding sequence ATGTTGCCAACCGCCTCTGATCGCCCATCCACCTCACCGATAAAGGTTGTTGCCGGGTTGGGGTGTCGCCGTGGCTGCAGCCAGGACGAACTGCTCGACCTGCTTATCCACAACCTGGTTCAACATGAGCTGACGGTGGACAACTTAGCCGGCCTGGCCAGCATCGCCCACAAGCGTAACGAAGCCGGCCTACATGGTCTGGCCGAGCATCTGGGCCTGGAGTTGGTGTTCTTCGCACCCGAGCAACTGAGTACCTATCAGGCCATGGCAATCGGCAATGCATTGACCTTGGCAGCTACAAGCAGCCCTGCCGTAGCCGAGCCTTGCGCCCTCGCACTGGCGGCGCGTATGGGCGCATCGCCCTGCCTGCTCGGCGAGAAAAACCGCAGTGCCAGCGCCACCTGTGCGCTGGCCACATTCGATAGAGAATCCGCATGA
- a CDS encoding DeoR/GlpR family DNA-binding transcription regulator codes for MSKRNTPQRRHTILALLAEQGEVSVDALAQHFATSEVTIRKDLAALEKNGLLLRRYGGAVPVPQELFSEPTQAVSPYKQAIARAGVTRIREHARIIIDSGTTTAAMIPQLGYKPGLVVMTNSLNVANALRDIEHEPVLLMTGGTWDPHSESFQGQVAEQVLRSYDFDQLFIGADGIDLERGTTTFNELLGLSRVMAEVAREVIVMVESDKIGRRIPNLELPWGSVHTLITDERLDAQAAEQIRARGIQLFLAPLEN; via the coding sequence ATGTCGAAGCGCAACACGCCGCAACGTCGCCACACCATCCTCGCCCTGCTCGCCGAGCAGGGCGAAGTGAGCGTGGACGCCCTGGCGCAGCACTTTGCCACCAGCGAAGTGACCATCCGCAAGGATCTTGCTGCGCTGGAAAAGAACGGCCTGTTATTGCGTCGTTACGGCGGTGCCGTGCCGGTGCCGCAGGAGTTGTTCAGTGAGCCGACGCAGGCTGTCTCCCCGTACAAGCAGGCAATTGCCCGCGCCGGTGTGACGCGCATCCGCGAGCACGCGCGGATCATCATCGATAGCGGCACCACCACGGCAGCGATGATCCCACAGCTTGGCTACAAGCCCGGGCTGGTGGTGATGACCAACTCGCTCAACGTAGCCAACGCCCTGCGCGATATCGAGCACGAGCCGGTGCTGCTGATGACCGGTGGCACCTGGGATCCGCATTCGGAATCCTTCCAGGGCCAGGTGGCCGAGCAGGTGCTGCGTTCCTATGACTTCGACCAGTTGTTCATCGGCGCCGACGGCATCGACCTGGAGCGTGGTACCACCACCTTCAACGAGCTGCTCGGCCTGTCGCGAGTCATGGCCGAGGTGGCTCGCGAAGTCATCGTCATGGTCGAAAGCGACAAGATCGGTCGGCGCATTCCCAATCTGGAACTGCCCTGGGGCAGCGTCCATACCCTGATTACCGACGAGCGCCTGGATGCCCAGGCCGCCGAACAGATACGCGCGCGTGGCATCCAGCTGTTCCTCGCGCCGCTGGAAAACTAA
- the cobM gene encoding precorrin-4 C(11)-methyltransferase codes for MTVYFIGAGPGDPELITVKGQRLIHKCPVILYAGSLVPEAVLQGHSAEQVVNTAELNLGEIITLLHQAHKRGQDVARVHSGDPSLYGAIGEQIRELRALDIPFEIIPGVTATAACAALLESELTLPGIAQTVILTRYGSTSPMPEGEQLHDLARHRATMAIHLGVRHLPAIVDELLPHYGADCPIAVIHRASWPDQDWVLGTLADIEERVATRDFRRTALILVGRVLDPGAFAESALYDAAHRHLYRPGRD; via the coding sequence ATGACCGTCTACTTTATCGGCGCCGGCCCCGGCGACCCCGAACTGATCACCGTCAAAGGCCAGCGGCTTATCCACAAATGCCCGGTGATTCTCTATGCAGGGTCGCTGGTTCCCGAAGCCGTGTTGCAGGGCCACAGCGCCGAGCAGGTGGTGAACACTGCCGAACTGAATCTGGGCGAGATCATCACACTGCTGCACCAGGCCCATAAGCGTGGCCAGGACGTAGCCCGCGTGCACTCCGGCGACCCCTCGCTGTACGGCGCAATCGGCGAGCAGATTCGCGAGTTGCGCGCGCTCGATATCCCTTTCGAAATCATCCCCGGCGTCACCGCCACCGCTGCCTGCGCGGCGCTGCTGGAAAGCGAGCTGACCCTGCCGGGCATCGCCCAGACGGTGATCCTCACCCGCTACGGCAGCACTTCGCCGATGCCCGAGGGCGAGCAATTGCATGACCTGGCGCGACACCGCGCGACCATGGCCATCCACCTCGGCGTACGCCATCTGCCGGCCATCGTCGATGAACTGCTGCCACACTATGGCGCCGACTGCCCCATCGCGGTTATCCACCGAGCAAGCTGGCCGGATCAAGACTGGGTACTGGGCACCCTGGCCGATATCGAAGAAAGGGTCGCCACCAGGGATTTCCGCCGTACGGCGTTGATCCTGGTCGGGCGCGTGCTCGATCCGGGCGCCTTTGCCGAGTCGGCGCTGTACGACGCAGCCCATCGGCACCTCTATCGTCCCGGTCGTGACTGA
- the glmS gene encoding glutamine--fructose-6-phosphate transaminase (isomerizing) — MCGIVGAIAERNITPVLVEGLKRLEYRGYDSAGVALLTEQGALDRRRRVGKVSELQAALQAEPLAGRLGIAHTRWATHGAPSERNAHPHFSGHELAVVHNGIIENHEALRERLKGLGYVFSSDTDTETIVHLLEHKLQQLGDLTAALKAAIPELHGAYGLAVISAKQPDRLLAARSGSPLVIGLGLGENFLASDQLALRQVTDRFMYLEEGDIAEIRRDGVQIWDAAGNPVQREAVQYHEGAEAADKGEYRHFMLKEIHEQPKVVQRTLEGRLGSDHVLVQGFGPQAAELFAKVKNVQIVACGTSYHAGMVARYWLEELAGIPCQVEVASEFRYRKVVVQPDTLFVSVSQSGETADTLAALRNAKEKAPGQGGYLASLVICNVGTSSLVRESDLCLLTQAGPEIGVASTKAFTTQLVGLMLLTLALGQVHGTLDKPLAAELVEELRRLPTRLGEALAMDKTVEKISELFAEKHHSLFLGRGAQYPVAMEGALKLKEISYIHAEAYPAGELKHGPLALVDADMPVVTVAPNNELLEKLKSNLQEVRARGGELIVFADQQAGMSNGEGTHVVAMPHIHDLLAPILYTVPLQLLSYYVAVLKGTDVDQPRNLAKSVTVE, encoded by the coding sequence ATGTGCGGAATCGTAGGCGCCATCGCTGAGCGCAATATCACCCCGGTCCTGGTCGAAGGCCTCAAGCGCCTGGAGTACCGCGGCTATGACAGCGCCGGCGTGGCGCTGCTGACCGAGCAGGGCGCGCTGGATCGCCGCCGCCGCGTGGGCAAGGTCAGCGAACTGCAGGCCGCCCTGCAGGCCGAGCCGCTGGCCGGGCGTCTGGGCATCGCCCACACCCGCTGGGCCACCCATGGCGCGCCGAGCGAGCGCAATGCCCACCCACACTTCTCCGGCCATGAGCTGGCCGTGGTGCATAACGGCATCATCGAGAACCACGAAGCACTGCGCGAGCGCCTCAAGGGCCTTGGCTACGTGTTCAGCTCCGACACCGACACCGAAACCATCGTCCACCTGCTCGAGCACAAGCTGCAGCAGCTCGGCGACCTGACCGCCGCTCTAAAGGCCGCCATCCCTGAGCTGCACGGCGCATACGGCCTGGCGGTAATCAGCGCCAAGCAGCCGGATCGCCTGCTCGCCGCGCGCAGTGGCAGCCCGCTGGTGATCGGCCTGGGTCTGGGGGAGAACTTCCTTGCCTCCGATCAACTGGCCCTGCGCCAGGTCACCGACCGCTTCATGTACCTGGAAGAAGGTGATATCGCCGAGATCCGCCGCGACGGCGTGCAGATCTGGGACGCCGCCGGCAATCCGGTGCAGCGTGAAGCCGTGCAGTACCACGAAGGCGCCGAAGCCGCCGACAAGGGCGAGTACCGCCACTTCATGCTCAAGGAAATCCACGAGCAGCCCAAGGTGGTGCAGCGCACCTTGGAAGGTCGTCTGGGCAGCGACCATGTACTGGTGCAGGGCTTCGGCCCGCAGGCGGCCGAGCTGTTCGCCAAGGTGAAGAACGTGCAGATCGTCGCCTGCGGCACCAGCTACCACGCCGGCATGGTCGCCCGTTACTGGCTGGAAGAGCTGGCCGGGATTCCCTGCCAGGTCGAAGTGGCCAGCGAGTTCCGTTACCGCAAGGTGGTGGTGCAGCCGGATACCCTGTTCGTCAGCGTCTCGCAGTCCGGCGAAACCGCCGACACCCTGGCCGCGCTGCGCAACGCCAAGGAGAAGGCGCCGGGGCAGGGTGGCTACCTGGCCAGCCTGGTGATCTGCAACGTCGGCACCAGCTCGCTGGTGCGCGAATCCGACCTGTGCCTGCTGACCCAGGCCGGCCCGGAAATCGGCGTGGCCTCGACCAAGGCCTTCACCACCCAGCTGGTCGGCCTGATGCTGCTGACCCTGGCTCTCGGCCAAGTGCATGGAACGCTGGACAAGCCGCTGGCTGCCGAACTGGTGGAAGAACTGCGTCGCCTGCCGACCCGCCTGGGTGAAGCGCTGGCCATGGACAAGACCGTGGAGAAAATCTCCGAGCTGTTCGCCGAGAAGCACCACAGCCTGTTCCTCGGCCGTGGCGCGCAGTATCCGGTGGCCATGGAAGGGGCGCTCAAGCTCAAGGAAATCTCCTACATCCATGCCGAGGCCTACCCGGCTGGTGAGCTCAAGCACGGCCCGCTGGCCCTGGTGGATGCCGACATGCCGGTGGTCACCGTGGCGCCGAACAACGAGCTGCTGGAAAAGCTCAAGTCCAACCTGCAGGAAGTGCGCGCCCGTGGCGGTGAGCTGATCGTCTTCGCTGACCAGCAGGCCGGCATGAGCAACGGCGAGGGCACCCATGTGGTGGCCATGCCGCATATCCACGACCTGCTCGCGCCGATTCTCTACACCGTGCCGCTGCAGCTGCTGTCGTACTACGTCGCCGTGCTCAAGGGCACCGACGTCGACCAGCCGCGCAACCTGGCCAAGAGCGTCACGGTCGAATAA
- the map gene encoding type I methionyl aminopeptidase, translating to MRKTPAQIALMAESGRLLASVFGYLDRLDLLGMSTLQVNNLVDNYIVNELKARPASKGQYGFAYAMNTSRNEVVCHGVPSTDDILRDGDLVNFDITLEKNGYIADSSKTYLIGEVSDQARQLTRVTYEAMCKGIAAVKPGARLGDIGHAIERHARAHGYTVVRDYCGHGIGQEMHEPPEVLHWGKPGTGLTLREGMTFTIEPMLNQGKADVRTLRDGWTVVTRDGQLSAQFEHTVAVTRDGVRVLTLRPEELHLSSISA from the coding sequence ATGAGAAAGACGCCCGCGCAGATTGCCCTGATGGCGGAATCCGGCCGGCTGCTGGCGTCCGTCTTCGGTTATCTGGATCGTCTGGATCTGCTCGGCATGTCCACTCTGCAGGTCAATAACCTTGTGGATAACTACATCGTGAACGAACTCAAGGCACGTCCGGCGAGCAAGGGGCAGTATGGTTTCGCCTACGCCATGAACACGTCGCGCAACGAGGTGGTGTGCCATGGCGTACCCAGCACCGACGATATCCTGCGCGATGGCGATCTGGTGAATTTCGACATCACCCTGGAAAAGAACGGCTATATCGCCGATTCGAGCAAGACCTACCTGATCGGCGAGGTCTCGGACCAGGCGCGTCAGCTCACTCGCGTGACCTATGAAGCGATGTGCAAAGGCATCGCAGCCGTCAAACCCGGCGCCCGCCTGGGCGATATCGGTCATGCCATCGAACGGCACGCTCGCGCCCACGGCTATACGGTGGTTCGCGACTACTGCGGCCACGGCATCGGCCAGGAAATGCATGAACCACCCGAAGTCCTGCACTGGGGCAAACCCGGCACCGGCCTGACGCTACGCGAAGGCATGACCTTCACCATCGAACCCATGCTCAACCAGGGCAAGGCGGACGTACGCACCCTGCGCGACGGCTGGACGGTGGTGACGCGCGACGGCCAGCTCTCGGCGCAGTTCGAACATACCGTGGCGGTCACCCGCGACGGTGTGCGCGTGCTGACGCTGCGCCCCGAGGAACTGCACCTGAGCAGCATTTCGGCATGA
- a CDS encoding F0F1 ATP synthase subunit epsilon, translating to MAMSVHCDIVSAEEELFSGLVEMVIAHGHLGDLGILPGHTPLLTDLKPGPVRVIKQGGTEEVFYISGGFLEVQPSMVKVLADTAVRAGDLDEAAAIEARKAAEKALSEKGTEFDYGSAAARLAEAAAQLRTIEEMRKKFGGRSR from the coding sequence ATGGCTATGTCAGTCCACTGCGATATCGTCAGTGCGGAAGAAGAGCTGTTCTCGGGGCTGGTGGAAATGGTCATCGCCCACGGTCACCTCGGTGACCTGGGTATCCTGCCGGGCCACACCCCGCTGCTGACCGATCTCAAGCCGGGTCCGGTGCGAGTGATCAAGCAGGGTGGCACCGAGGAGGTGTTCTACATCTCCGGTGGCTTCCTGGAAGTTCAGCCGAGCATGGTGAAGGTACTTGCCGACACCGCCGTTCGTGCCGGCGACCTGGATGAAGCCGCTGCCATCGAGGCGCGCAAGGCGGCCGAGAAGGCGCTGAGCGAAAAGGGCACCGAGTTCGACTACGGCAGTGCGGCAGCACGCCTGGCCGAGGCTGCTGCCCAGCTGCGCACCATCGAAGAGATGCGCAAGAAGTTTGGCGGCCGCAGCCGCTGA